The following coding sequences are from one Gigantopelta aegis isolate Gae_Host chromosome 15, Gae_host_genome, whole genome shotgun sequence window:
- the LOC121389837 gene encoding uncharacterized protein LOC121389837 yields the protein MFAYRMLSLVNLNMFAYRMLSLVNLNMFAYRMLSFVNLNMFAYRMLSLVNLNMFAYRMLSFVNLNMFAYRMFSLVNLNMFAYRMLSLVTYRMLSLVNLNMFAYRMLSLVNLNMFAYRMLSLVNLNIFAYRMLSLVNLSMFAYRMLSLVNFSNIHLSRPVCYEIVTVKRQTSSADRFPEIVKPNEKIKVTLSAKARPAFSASEHS from the coding sequence ATGTTCGCATACCGCATGCTCTCCCTTGTCAACTTAAATATGTTCGCATACCGCATGCTCTCCCTTGTCAACTTAAATATGTTCGCATACCGCATGCTCTCCTTTGTCAACTTAAATATGTTCGCATACCGCATGCTCTCCCTTGTCAACTTAAATATGTTCGCATACCGCATGCTCTCCTTTGTCAACTTAAACATGTTCGCATACCGCATGTTCTCCCTTGTCAACTTAAACATGTTCGCATACCGCATGCTCTCCCTTGTCACATACCGCATGCTCTCCCTTGTCAACTTAAACATGTTCGCATACCGCATGCTCTCCCTTGTCAACTTAAACATGTTCGCATACCGCATGCTCTCCCTTGTCAACTTAAATATATTCGCATACCGCATGCTCTCCCTTGTCAACTTAAGCATGTTCGCATACCGCATGCTCTCCCTTGTCAACTTCAGTAATATTCACCTCTCTAGACCTGTCTGCTATGAAATAGTCACCGTCAAACGGCAGACTAGTTCCGCGGATAGATTTCCGGAAATTGTTAAACCAAATGAGAAGATAAAAGTAACGCTAAGCGCAAAAGCTCGACCTGCGTTCAGCGCCAGTGAGCATAGCTGA